Below is a genomic region from Bacillota bacterium.
GAAATGTTTTGAGGTATTGAAATCTTGGCTGCTGCTGAAGTTCTCGTGCGCTTAGTGGTTAAGAGCTTAATTGCTTACAATCGATATAATGCCTTTTCATATTCTTTGACAAAATACCTCTTACCTTTCTTTATTATTTCATGCCCCTCTGTTTCTAACAAAAACCTGTGTTGGTCAATACCGCCCGGATACTTTTCATTTAACTCGCCACCCTTTTTCAAGGTGCGCCAGTATGGTGTTATATTATTGCTTCCCGAATTCTCCCGTTCTTTTGATGCATTTGCTACAATATTAATGAAAATTCCTGCTGTTAGCTGGCAAGTAAAATCAGCG
It encodes:
- a CDS encoding MGMT family protein — protein: MTRKSFNEKIKNTKDLPRIEFIGSDNKMAKRFGCGNMLIAAPIEYDEIMKRIPQGKLITSDEIRAYLAKKHNADFTCQLTAGIFINIVANASKERENSGSNNITPYWRTLKKGGELNEKYPGGIDQHRFLLETEGHEIIKKGKRYFVKEYEKALYRL